One genomic region from Phragmites australis chromosome 1, lpPhrAust1.1, whole genome shotgun sequence encodes:
- the LOC133887122 gene encoding uncharacterized protein LOC133887122 → MAAIISKEEPLQLKQGSKVSSKLFSRESSAAAPSFRVYYGVASAGSVPFLWESQPGTPKNAISTATLPPLTPPPSYYTAKQASTKKSSTITATTGKKQSKHSIFSSILSKIILHRRSRSSSSSSPSSSSCSSSSWSSASFHGAQSPACSSMRSRVHAFSVGDDSEEEQETPTCFSVRHESFRAFMGCRVAMTVRNALASVGSHGSTAAAATAAPRV, encoded by the coding sequence ATGGCAGCCATCATCAGCAAGGAGGAGCCTCTCCAGCTGAAACAAGGGAGCAAAGTCTCCTCCAAGCTCTTCTCCAGGGAGAGCTCCGCCGCCGCACCGTCCTTCCGGGTGTACTACGGCGTCGCCTCGGCGGGGTCCGTGCCCTTCCTGTGGGAGTCGCAGCCGGGCACGCCCAAGAACGCCATATCCACGGCCACCCTGCCTCCCctcacgccgccgccgtcctaCTACACCGCCAAGCAGGCCAGCACCAAAAAGTCCTCCACCATCACCGCCACCACCGGCAAGAAGCAGTCCAAGCACAGCATCTTCAGCTCCATCCTGTCCAAGATAATCCTGCACAGACGATCCAGGTCGTCGTCGAGCtcgtcgccctcctcctcctcctgctcctcctcgtcgtggTCTTCGGCGTCGTTCCACGGCGCGCAGTCGCCTGCCTGCTCGTCGATGAGGAGCCGGGTGCACGCGTTCTCGGTCGGGGACGAcagcgaggaggagcaggagacGCCGACGTGCTTCAGCGTGCGGCACGAGAGCTTCAGGGCGTTCATGGGCTGCCGCGTCGCCATGACGGTGAGGAACGCGCTGGCATCCGTCGGCAGCCATGGGTCCACTGCTGCAGCTGCCACTGCAGCACCAAGGGTTTAA